One segment of Macrotis lagotis isolate mMagLag1 chromosome 1, bilby.v1.9.chrom.fasta, whole genome shotgun sequence DNA contains the following:
- the GMFG gene encoding glia maturation factor gamma isoform X2 yields the protein MADSLVVCEVDPELKEKLRKFRFRKETDNAAIIMKVDKDRQLVVMEEEFQNISPEELRDELPERQPRFVVYSYKFLHGDGRVSYPLCFIFSSPVGCKPEQQMMYAGSKNRLVQTAELTKVFEIRTTDDLTETWLKEKLAFFR from the exons ATG GCCGATTCTTTGGTGGTCTGTGAGGTGGACCCAGAGCTGAAGGAGAAACTTCGGAAGTTCCGCTTCCGGAAAGAGACAGACAATGCAGCCATCATCA TGAAGGTGGACAAAGACCGGCAACTGGTGGTGATGGAGGAAGAATTTCAG AATATTTCTCCTGAGGAACTAAGGGATGAGCTGCCGGAGAGACAGCCCAG gTTCGTAGTTTACAGCTACAAATTTCTCCATGGAGATGGACGGGTCTCCTATCCACTTTGCTTCATCTTCTCCAGTCCCGTGG GCTGTAAGCCAGAACAGCAGATGATGTATGCAGGGAGCAAAAACCGGCTGGTCCAAACTGCTGAGCTCACCAAG GTGTTTGAGATCCGGACCACAGATGACCTAACGGAGACTTGGCTTAAGGAGAAATTGGCCTTCTTCCGTTAG
- the GMFG gene encoding glia maturation factor gamma isoform X1: MQADSLVVCEVDPELKEKLRKFRFRKETDNAAIIMKVDKDRQLVVMEEEFQNISPEELRDELPERQPRFVVYSYKFLHGDGRVSYPLCFIFSSPVGCKPEQQMMYAGSKNRLVQTAELTKVFEIRTTDDLTETWLKEKLAFFR, from the exons ATGCAGGCCGATTCTTTGGTGGTCTGTGAGGTGGACCCAGAGCTGAAGGAGAAACTTCGGAAGTTCCGCTTCCGGAAAGAGACAGACAATGCAGCCATCATCA TGAAGGTGGACAAAGACCGGCAACTGGTGGTGATGGAGGAAGAATTTCAG AATATTTCTCCTGAGGAACTAAGGGATGAGCTGCCGGAGAGACAGCCCAG gTTCGTAGTTTACAGCTACAAATTTCTCCATGGAGATGGACGGGTCTCCTATCCACTTTGCTTCATCTTCTCCAGTCCCGTGG GCTGTAAGCCAGAACAGCAGATGATGTATGCAGGGAGCAAAAACCGGCTGGTCCAAACTGCTGAGCTCACCAAG GTGTTTGAGATCCGGACCACAGATGACCTAACGGAGACTTGGCTTAAGGAGAAATTGGCCTTCTTCCGTTAG
- the GMFG gene encoding glia maturation factor gamma isoform X3: protein MKVDKDRQLVVMEEEFQNISPEELRDELPERQPRFVVYSYKFLHGDGRVSYPLCFIFSSPVGCKPEQQMMYAGSKNRLVQTAELTKVFEIRTTDDLTETWLKEKLAFFR, encoded by the exons A TGAAGGTGGACAAAGACCGGCAACTGGTGGTGATGGAGGAAGAATTTCAG AATATTTCTCCTGAGGAACTAAGGGATGAGCTGCCGGAGAGACAGCCCAG gTTCGTAGTTTACAGCTACAAATTTCTCCATGGAGATGGACGGGTCTCCTATCCACTTTGCTTCATCTTCTCCAGTCCCGTGG GCTGTAAGCCAGAACAGCAGATGATGTATGCAGGGAGCAAAAACCGGCTGGTCCAAACTGCTGAGCTCACCAAG GTGTTTGAGATCCGGACCACAGATGACCTAACGGAGACTTGGCTTAAGGAGAAATTGGCCTTCTTCCGTTAG
- the LRFN1 gene encoding leucine-rich repeat and fibronectin type III domain-containing protein 1 — translation MAPGSSSSSSPPSPALPLLLLLWAGAPPSIGQPCPGRCICQNVSPTLTMLCAKTGLLFVPPAIDRRVVELRLTDNFIAAVRRRDFANMTSLVHLTLSRNTIGQVAPGAFADLRTLRALHLDSNRLGEVRGDHLRGLVNLRHLILGNNQIRWVEPAAFDAFLGTVEDLDLSYNNLESLPWEAVGQMVNLNTLTLDHNLIDHIAEGTFVQLHKLVRLDMTSNRLHKLPPDGLFLRAQASGPKPPSTLTVSFGGNPLHCNCELLWLRRLTREDDLETCATPEHLTDRYFWSIPEEEFLCEPPLITRQAAGRALVVEGQAVSLRCKAVGDPEPVVHWVAPDGRLLGNSSRTRVRGDGTLEVTITTLRDSGIFTCIASNAAGEATAPVEVCVVPLPLMAPPPAAPPPLSEPGSSDIATPGRPGANETGSAGAERRLVAAELTSSSVVIRWPAQRPVPGIRMYQVQYNSSADDSLVYRMIPSSSKTFLVNDLAAGRAYDLCVLAVYDDGVTALTATRVVGCVQFTTAGEVTPCRPLHAHFLGGTMIIVIGGVIVASVLVFIVILMIRYKVYAGGEAGSGHKGAPPRVSHVCSQTNGGAAPPPPAALDQYEALQELAPAPSGPDKEKVKVEAEPAAAAPAEAEQRLPARPGGGGGSSTSLCPLPSGSEAAPSGPEEDGRAPPGPAGPRRSRSGAPLGAPASAPALPPGRTPRQRYSFDGDYGALFQSHSYPRRAKRTKRHRSTPHLLDEDGGLGGMSPARARLAFTSTEWMLESTV, via the exons ATGGCCCCAggatcttcttcatcatcatctcctCCATCACCAGCCCtgccccttctcctcctcctgtgGGCTGGGGCACCCCCATCCATTGGGCAGCCTTGCCCAGGTCGTTGCATCTGCCAAAATGTATCCCCAACTCTGACCATGCTGTGTGCCAAAACTGGTCTGCTTTTTGTCCCACCGGCCATTGACCGCCGAGTAGTGGAGTTACGACTAACTGACAACTTCATCGCTGCTGTCCGCCGCAGGGATTTTGCCAACATGACCAGTCTGGTCCACCTCACTCTGTCCCGTAACACCATTGGCCAGGTAGCTCCTGGCGCCTTTGCCGACCTCCGGACCCTCCGAGCCCTACATTTGGACAGCAATCGCCTGGGGGAGGTGAGAGGTGACCACCTGCGGGGCTTGGTGAACCTCAGACATCTCATCCTGGGCAACAACCAGATCCGCTGGGTGGAGCCAGCTGCTTTCGATGCCTTCTTGGGTACCGTGGAGGACCTGGACCTGTCCTATAACAACTTAGAGTCACTGCCCTGGGAGGCCGTGGGCCAGATGGTCAACCTCAACACCCTCACCCTGGACCACAACCTCATCGACCACATTGCGGAGGGCACCTTCGTACAACTTCACAAGCTGGTCCGGCTGGATATGACATCCAACCGACTGCACAAGCTGCCCCCTGACGGGCTCTTCCTCCGGGCCCAGGCCTCAGGGCCCAAGCCTCCATCCACTCTGACAGTCAGCTTTGGAGGAAACCCCTTGCACTGTAACTGTGAACTTCTCTGGCTGAGAAGGCTGACCCGAGAAGATGACCTGGAGACCTGCGCTACCCCAGAGCACCTGACTGACCGCTACTTCTGGTCCATCCCTGAGGAGGAATTTCTTTGTGAGCCACCCCTCATCACCCGCCAGGCAGCTGGCCGGGCCCTTGTGGTGGAAGGCCAGGCTGTGAGTCTGCGCTGCAAGGCTGTGGGTGACCCCGAGCCTGTAGTACACTGGGTGGCACCCGATGGGAGGCTTCTGGGGAACTCTAGCCGCACTCGAGTTCGGGGGGACGGGACCCTCGAAGTGACTATCACCACTCTCCGAGACAGCGGCATCTTCACCTGCATAGCCTCCAATGCAGCTGGAGAGGCCACTGCCCCTGTGGAGGTGTGTGTGGTACCTCTGCCTCTCATGGCCCCACCACCTGCCGCGCCACCCCCTCTCAGTGAGCCTGGGTCCTCAGACATTGCCACACCTGGACGGCCCGGGGCCAATGAGACTGGCTCTGCCGGGGCTGAGCGCAGACTAGTGGCGGCTGAGTTGACCTCCAGCTCGGTGGTCATTCGCTGGCCAGCTCAGAGGCCCGTACCCGGTATTCGTATGTATCAGGTCCAGTACAACAGCTCGGCTGATGACTCGTTGGTCTACAG GATGATCCCGTCGAGCAGCAAGACGTTCCTGGTGAACGACCTGGCCGCGGGGCGGGCGTACGACCTGTGCGTGCTGGCCGTGTACGACGACGGGGTGACGGCGCTGACCGCCACGCGCGTCGTGGGCTGCGTGCAGTTCACCACGGCCGGGGAGGTCACGCCGTGCCGCCCGCTGCACGCTCACTTTCTGGGGGGCACCATGATCATCGTCATCGGCGGCGTCATCGTGGCCTCGGTGCTCGTCTTCATCGTCATCCTCATGATCCGCTACAAGGTCTACGCGGGCGGCGAGGCCGGCTCCGGCCACAAGGGGGCGCCGCCTCGCGTCAGCCACGTGTGCTCGCAGACCAACGGgggcgcggccccgcccccgcccgccgCGCTGGACCAATACGAGGCTCTGCAGGAGCTGGCGCCCGCGCCGTCGGGGCCGGACAAGGAGAAAGTCAAGGTCGAGGCGGAGCCCGCGGCGGCCGCGCCCGCGGAGGCGGAGCAGCGgctcccggcccggcccggcggcggcggcggctcctccACCTCTCTCTGCCCGCTGCCCTCGGGGAGCGAGGCCGCGCCGTCGGGGCCGGAGGAGGACGGGCGGGCGCCCCCCGGGCCCGCGGGCCCCCGGCGCAGCCGCTCGGGGGCGCCCCTGGGGGCCCCGGCCTCGGCCCCCGCGCTCCCCCCGGGCCGGACCCCCCGGCAGCGCTACTCTTTCGACGGGGACTATGGCGCGCTCTTCCAGAGCCACAGCTACCCGCGCCGGGCCAAGCGGACAAAGCGCCACCGCTCCACGCCCCACCTTCTGGACGAGGACGGGGGCCTGGGCGGCATGAGCCCCGCGCGGGCCCGCCTCGCCTTCACCAGCACCGAGTGGATGCTGGAGAGCACCGTGTGA